AATCTGCGCGGCGAACCCCAAGAAGTTCACAACCGCCTCAGTGACAAGTTACGCGAACGCCTGGGTGAACAATATCGCCTGTTTTTAGTCGAAAACACAGACGGTAAACCTGTGGTGATTGTATTACCTAGCCGTAACGATCCCCGTCCCACTACAACAGGGCAAAAAGCCTTTGCCGGAATTTTGCTCATCGCCACTCTGGCTACATGTTTAGAAACTGCCGGTTTACTCCTGAACTTCGATTTATTTGCCACCCCAGCACGCTTCACCCAAGCCTTACCCATCGGCCTTGGTATATTTGTAATTTTAATTGGCCACGAAATCGGTCATTGGGTAATTGCGCGGCGTTATCAAGTCCGTCTTAGCTGGCCATTCTTTTTACCTGCTGTGCAGATTGGCTCCTTTGGTTCAATTACCCGCTTTGAATCTCTCTTGCCCAACCGTACTGCATTATTCGATATTACTTTGGCAGGGCCAGCCGCTGGCGGTATCGTCTCTTTAATCATGTTGATTGCGGGGTTATTACTTTCCCACCCAGGCAGTTTATTTCAATTACCTAATCAGTTCTTCCAAGGTTCCATTTTAGTTGGTAGCTTGGCGCGAGTAGTCCTCGGTTCAGCTTTACAATCACCCTTAGTCAACGTCCATCCTTTAGTCATCATTGGTTGGCTGGGGTTAGTAATTACTGCGTTAAACCTGATGCCAGCCGGTTCTCTAGATGGTGGACGCATCGTCCAAGCCATTTATGGGCGCAAAACTGCCAGAAGAGCCACATTTGCCACTTTAATTTTGTTGGCATTAGTTTCGCTTGGTAATACCTTGGCGATGTACTGGGCAATTGTCATTGTGTTTTTACAACGAGACTTAGAACGCCCCAGCTTAAACGAAATCAGCGAACCTGATGATGCCAGAGCCGCTTTAGGTCTTTTGGCACTATTCTTAATGATTGCCACTCTTCTGCCCTTAACTCCCGGTTTAGCTGGGCGTTTAGGCATTGGCTGATTAACTCTGAAATCTGAAGAATCTTCAAAAAATTTTTAGTGGCGTGAACTAAATTAATTAGCCCCCGCCACTAAAAACTCCGCTTAACTTCGCGTTTACCTCTTGATTCCTCTGCGTTGAAAAACACTTATTAACTTAAAAATTAATATAAAAAA
This window of the Nostoc sp. HK-01 genome carries:
- a CDS encoding peptidase M50, with the translated sequence MFASSETPIIGTILLVAFGILGWGFYRARPFGKLGILAWLQSVVLMSPWLLFFGLFAAGIYLNIVGILLLVVASAGLYIYLGRKLRAAGQDAILQQRATERLAANSTSEDNAAQTPVIAELKEVLSIPEADLSAIKSIFGVDTFFATETIAYQEGAIFNGNLRGEPQEVHNRLSDKLRERLGEQYRLFLVENTDGKPVVIVLPSRNDPRPTTTGQKAFAGILLIATLATCLETAGLLLNFDLFATPARFTQALPIGLGIFVILIGHEIGHWVIARRYQVRLSWPFFLPAVQIGSFGSITRFESLLPNRTALFDITLAGPAAGGIVSLIMLIAGLLLSHPGSLFQLPNQFFQGSILVGSLARVVLGSALQSPLVNVHPLVIIGWLGLVITALNLMPAGSLDGGRIVQAIYGRKTARRATFATLILLALVSLGNTLAMYWAIVIVFLQRDLERPSLNEISEPDDARAALGLLALFLMIATLLPLTPGLAGRLGIG